From the Thermocladium sp. ECH_B genome, one window contains:
- a CDS encoding DEAD/DEAH box helicase, whose amino-acid sequence MFQSLRSELSNALLDAGFKEPTEIQRASLPYLVRGSDAVLRARTGSGKTAAYLLPIMNSVKGERGEVLILAPTRELIRQIADQFDLFNKYLNYSKVLVYGGVGYQGQERGLRDAVFIFATPGRMLDMVRRGSADLGRVRFLVIDEVDRMLDMGFIDDIRTLLSLSSNRKQTIMASATVPPEVKSLISSFAPTARFIGVGDEYDVPNIEQVVYIASGDWREKMELAIKEISGKTIIFTNTRKRADVLHRQLRRRVNGVFYTHGGVDQYVREKVMREFKERGKVLVATDLVSRGIDILDINTIINFDVPQDPETYIHRIGRTARLDKGGRAVTLATDDDIGIVMKAAQLTGTRPIIRRIGMERGVRAARGFER is encoded by the coding sequence CAAAGGGCTTCACTGCCTTATCTCGTGAGGGGCAGCGATGCCGTGCTTAGGGCTAGGACGGGAAGCGGAAAAACAGCTGCTTACTTGCTTCCCATCATGAATTCCGTGAAGGGCGAGAGGGGCGAAGTCCTTATATTAGCGCCAACTCGCGAATTAATTAGGCAAATAGCGGATCAATTCGATTTATTCAACAAGTACCTGAACTACAGTAAGGTATTGGTATATGGCGGTGTCGGGTATCAAGGACAGGAGAGGGGATTACGCGATGCCGTCTTCATCTTCGCAACGCCCGGCAGGATGCTTGACATGGTTAGGCGAGGAAGCGCGGATTTGGGGAGAGTCAGGTTCCTCGTCATAGATGAAGTGGACAGGATGCTTGACATGGGCTTCATAGATGATATAAGAACACTATTATCGCTCTCCAGCAATAGGAAGCAAACAATAATGGCCTCAGCCACCGTACCCCCGGAGGTTAAGTCATTGATATCCAGCTTCGCTCCCACCGCTAGATTCATAGGGGTTGGCGATGAATATGATGTCCCCAACATAGAGCAAGTGGTTTACATAGCTTCAGGCGATTGGAGGGAGAAAATGGAGCTAGCAATTAAGGAAATAAGCGGAAAAACCATAATATTCACAAATACGAGGAAAAGGGCTGACGTGCTTCACCGACAATTACGTAGGCGAGTCAATGGAGTATTTTACACCCATGGCGGCGTCGATCAATACGTGAGGGAGAAGGTAATGCGGGAATTCAAGGAGAGGGGCAAGGTATTGGTTGCCACTGATCTAGTGTCCCGTGGAATAGATATCCTCGACATAAATACAATCATAAATTTCGATGTGCCGCAGGATCCGGAAACATATATTCATAGAATAGGCAGAACCGCTCGTCTAGATAAGGGTGGAAGAGCCGTTACGCTTGCCACCGATGATGATATAGGCATAGTAATGAAGGCAGCTCAATTAACTGGGACTAGACCAATAATTAGGCGGATTGGCATGGAAAGGGGAGTAAGGGCTGCTCGCGGCTTTGAGCGATGA
- a CDS encoding ROK family transcriptional regulator, whose translation MGLAIGIDIGASFIRVGVIDDAGRVIVKEKAPVPSEGGENTMAELIISMINEKIPRKYVDEASAIGVGSIGPLDLRSGNVLIAPNLKWSTKRFKVVDPIARAINKKVILCNDAAAAAWGEHVFGDGKGIDNLVYITLSTGIGAGVIVDGNLLIGKDGNAHEVGHLVVDADLGVRCGCGGXGHWEAIASGGNMPRSIALFMEKRYNGPRTRLYEAXNRGGIASQDIFRYAQEGDALAVEFIDYIADIHARGMAGXINAYDPELIVLGGSVIINNSDVLLPKIIDKISKYTANRIXEIKLTRFGDDIGIIGAAALVHNVPATLRRFL comes from the coding sequence ATGGGCTTAGCCATTGGGATTGATATAGGGGCCTCATTCATTAGGGTTGGCGTGATAGATGATGCTGGCAGGGTAATAGTGAAGGAGAAGGCCCCCGTCCCCTCCGAGGGTGGAGAGAATACCATGGCTGAATTAATAATAAGCATGATTAATGAGAAAATACCGAGGAAGTACGTGGATGAGGCATCGGCAATTGGGGTAGGTTCCATTGGGCCCCTCGACTTGAGGAGCGGCAATGTGCTAATCGCGCCTAACCTCAAGTGGAGCACCAAGAGGTTCAAGGTTGTGGATCCCATAGCGAGGGCAATTAATAAGAAGGTGATTCTATGCAATGATGCTGCGGCTGCTGCTTGGGGCGAGCACGTGTTTGGGGACGGTAAGGGCATAGATAATTTAGTATATATTACTTTATCCACTGGAATAGGCGCTGGAGTCATTGTGGATGGGAATTTATTGATTGGCAAGGATGGAAATGCCCATGAGGTGGGCCACCTAGTGGTTGATGCTGATTTAGGAGTACGATGCGGTTGCGGCGGCANTGGTCACTGGGAGGCTATAGCGAGCGGAGGAAACATGCCGAGAAGCATAGCATTGTTCATGGAGAAGAGATATAATGGTCCGCGAACTAGGCTCTATGAAGCGGNTAATAGGGGCGGCATTGCTTCTCAAGACATATTCAGGTATGCCCAGGAGGGGGATGCATTGGCCGTCGAGTTCATAGATTACATTGCCGATATCCACGCTAGGGGCATGGCAGGCNTAATTAATGCTTACGATCCAGAACTAATAGTGCTTGGTGGAAGCGTTATAATCAATAATAGCGATGTTTTGTTACCTAAAATAATCGATAAGATAAGCAAGTATACGGCTAATAGGATCCNGGAAATAAAGTTAACTAGATTCGG